The stretch of DNA tctctctccagtcctTTCATCACATTCGCCCCACAGCCCGACAGAGCGGAGAGATATGTATCTAGGGCAGAAAAGCAATAATTCAAGTGTTTCGTAAGAGTAAAAACAGAATTTGAGTTATATCACATCATATGTATGCAATTTAAATATTTTAATGATTGCTTAAAAGAGAGTATTGAATGTAAACATGAACACATCGTAAGCATATCGTTTCAATGTCTCGTAAGCATATAGTTTCAATGTCAATGGTATACAATAAATCTATCAGGCAATATTTTCCCTAGGCACCAGACAAGAAAAAGACACAGATAGCAACCTACAAAAGCAAACATTTCTACGCGACGGACGACGTGCGTGTGGGATTTCTCCCCAACGCGGGACTGTCTATACGCTTCGCCAGACCTCAGGATTCCGGCAACTATTCTGTGCAAGTGGAGATTCAGCAAGCAAACTCGTCTCTAAATTCTTCAGTTTCGAGGACGGTGACGCTGTTTGTTTCCGGTAATTTGCTTTTTCATGTGATGGCTTTCCATGATTAGCATCAACTACCTGCAAGCAATGCCGAAGATACACATAGTGTAAATGCAACATGACGTCAcactcataagaaaaataccaaactcagtgttaggcatttgtaaagtgagactacaggggaagctactcgaagggtatctgtcatgtgttagagatTAAACACTcgcagaccatcggaaaccattgccacggtaacgtaagcaataCTGCCGATATTGTTTTTTGAGTAaggcccttatttttttatatacaggaagacttgtttggaAACTGCGAAGGTATGTAAAAGCTATTGGGGAGTTGTTTTGCAGTTGTGCTGATTGAAaacgttgctgtcagctctttatctcacgtttatcccgtggtaacagctcgagataggcagtttacaacttataactaaaatgagataggcagaaACAATATAAGTTTTTGCGTTTTTgtcaaaacataaaaaaaataacataggCAATTACCTTGTGAGCGTGACGATGATTGCTACATTCGTATATTTGCATTATTATTGTATATGTGTGTAAACATTTTGTGATTGTCAAAACAATTCAGACTATTTCATTGGTGGACCAACTGTGGCAGGAAAGTAAAACTAAACGTTCGTTGTTGATAATGTACTATGACAGCGGTCACATTAAATAGCATATTTGCTGTTCCTTGCAGACAGACCCCCAGCTACACAAGATGGTGCCATCTACGTCACACTGAGTGACGCGGTTCGAGATGACGTCACAGAGGACTGGACACTGCAGCTAAACTGTGGTCAATTTGTGGACCTTGGTCATCCCCCTGTTGATGTCGTCTGgaaggtatgtatgtgtgtgtgtgtgtgtatgtgtgtgtgtgtgcccggtgtgtgtgtgtgtgtgtgtgtgtgtatgtgtgtgtgtgtgccttgtcgcgtgtgtgtgtgggcgtgtgtgtgtgtgtgtgtgtgtgtgtgtgtgcgtgtgtgtgtgtgccttgtctgtctgtctgtctgtattactatatcgtgtctgtgtgtcataaTAACAAACTCAGTTGTATTACAACTGTGGCATTCAGTTATCACAGTGGAAATACAACACGACTTCATTCGACAGAACGTCAACTTATTTCTGATTTCAGGATAGAACGTGCCATCTATTCTCTATTTTAGACCACTtccatgtgtatgtttgttcaTTACTAGTTGTCTACTTTACATCACCATTGAATTTCTGTAAATTCTCTCGATGTCGAATATTGATTGTCTGACAGACGCCATCAGGTAGGCTGAGGGACAGCAGCTACGAGGACAATGGCACGTTCGTCCTGTCGCTGTCCAGCCCTGTCCAGGGAGGTAACTATTCCTGTCACCTGCCCCCTTCTGCCCCCGCTGCCCGCTGTCTGACCGCTACCTCCCCGCTGAAAGCTGCAGCCCACCTCTACGTGGACGTCAGGTTGTTGTACTTGGAGGCCCGCCTGAAGGAGCTAGAGCAGGCGAACGAGTACCAGGAGAACCTTCTTCAACACCAGGCGATGCAGATCTCGCAACAGAATGGAACCATACAAGATATGGTGCAAGTGAACAAGGACCAGGCGATGCAGATCTCGCAACAGAATGGAACCATACAAAATATGGTGCAAGTGAACAAGGACCAGGCGATGCAGATCTCGCAACAGAATGGAACCATACAAGATATGGTGCAAGGGAACAAGGACCAGGCGATGCAGATCTCGCAACAGAATGGAACCATACAAGATATGGTGCAAGTGAACAAGGACCAGGCGATGCAGATCTCGCAACAGAATGGAACCATACAAGATATGGTGCAAGAGAACAAGGACCAGGCGATGCAGATCTCGCAACAGAATGGAACCATACAAGATATGGTGCAAGGAAACAAGGAACAAGGAGAGATGAAAGCTGACCTTCCCAATCTGACCACACTGACTAAGACTGTGAAAGTCCCATTGACAGGAAGTGAGTGCACAATACGAAAGAGATTTAACACGAAGTTAGATACCATTATTGATTTAAAAGATTTGATGTTCTACTAGAATTGTTGTCTTTTGGGCTTTCTTTTGCCTAGTGAATTTTGTTTAAAGATTAAATGAGAGGGCCttgtcaattttcttcacaaCGCTATTTGGCACGGTCTCGTTGCTCAGGCAGATACAAAGATTTGGATTGAATTAGTTTTAAAATTACCATCGATTTAATTGGTTAGTATGTTTGTCTGCTTGTCGGCGGGGAGCCTAGCTGCGTGGTTTCCCAGTACAGAAGGTGAATCtggcacttcttcttcttcttcttcttcttcttgtctttttctGCGGTCGGTGGATACGATCCCCTCGGTTCGTTGAATGGTTATATTATTGTCATTGAACagttacatttttttctgcGTTCAGGAGATCCCGCGTACGTTTGTTTCGTGGAATGGTTACACTATCGTCACTGAACAGGGGTATTTTTGTCTAATGTCATTTCCAGTCATCCCTGCAAACTGTGTGGACTGGTTGAAAGTCGATCCACGGAGCGCAATCCGCACAGTCTACATCTCAGGAGATCCAATCACTGTCTACTGTGATCAGACCACGGACAACGGAGGATGGATTGTATGTATatttgtgtggatgtgtgtgtgtgtgtgtgtgtgtgtgtgtgtgtgtgtgtgtgtgtgtgtgtgtgagagagagaaagtatttgtgtgtgtgtgagagagtatgtgagtgtgtgtgtatgtgtgtgtgtgtgtgtgtgtgtgggtgtgtgtgtgggtgtgtgtgtatgtgtgtgtgtatgtgtgtgtgtgtgtatgtgtgtgtgtgcgtgtgtgtgtgtgtgtgcgtgtgtgtgtgtgtgtgtgtgtgtgtgtgtgtgtgtgtgtgtgtgtgtgtgtgtgccgaccTCCTTATGTTGACTTTGTTGAGTGTTTTCACCCGCGTTAAGATGACATCTCTCAttatgatgacgtcatcttagtgcaagtgcctttgtagtgcacgtgcactacaacggcacttgGGTTCAAGTGCAGCACTTTGTAGTGcaagtactcgctccggcatcgaagaattttccactaaaaatgcacaaaatttgacctatttcgtcgcctatagagcaCGGAAAGAGTGTCATTTCAATTGTGTGATAACACTCTTTCCGTGAAATTTTAAGAAAAAAGTCAACTTAAGGGTCTCaaaacatgtatgtgtgtgtgtatgtgtgtgtgtgtgtgtgtgtgtgtgtgtgtgtgtgtgtgtgtgtgtgtgtgtgtgtgtgtgtgtgtgtgagtggcgGTTAGGGTGGGGATTGGGGGTTGCGTTGATGGTTGTGTGTGGTGAGTGGGTATGTGCACATGGACAGCACATTCACGCTAGTGGTTAAATGCAAATGATGCTTTGGCAGTACttgtatcaatcatttgtctGGAGACATACGAAGTCTTCAATTTTTAAACGTAAATGAAAAATCCTATGACTGTTTTTCAAACTTTTGTTTCCGGAACATTGCATttggataaggataagattgcATATAAACTTGgacaaacaattattgcaacaaattttgcacgctaagaaaagcattaaaagGCAATTTATCGTAGTTGAACGTTATATGCCCGAAAAGGTAATTATATCAGCTGTACACACCATTTGTCCGATTggtggtactttgtataggcatcccgtgacagcctgtcaaaaAAGGTCACCCAcaaaaatcgacctgacaaaaaccatagccccgtattttaaaatctgcaaaaaatcagaatatgcacaaatCAAACACTTCTGACAACCATTGCAAAGGCCATTCATAttcctgttcagaacattttgttttatgcacctgacTTCTCTAGTCTTTATGTTGCCTtgacttaggcctaaaaaaaaaataggtgtggttacggtaacccgacctaccctatttttaggggccgatcctataactttttattacatttgtcaaaacaaaacaacaaaaaacaaaaaacgagtgcaaaaaacgcaatgaaagcgaaagcgcccgtgtcgcacacttatttccctgtcaagtaccgtactttccgggtcataaggcgcgacttttttcctcgagttcgacccctgcgtcttgtataagaAGCGCcgaatccgtgtatgaaatacgaaaaaaatcaaagagaccgcttgagtaccagtcaaacaacttgtgataatgcatgtttcagctactaggtactgccctgcctttgatctggccgcacacacagatttccactctgttaaactcggtcactgaccggtcactgaccccgatgcaggaagtgtttcctctctcagatatgacaggggaaccacctctcatggcaaaaactgggtcattgacccctgggaagaaggtcgtgtcttttaacaaggccacccagctatcacaatgcctttggtcactgaccggtcactgaccccgatgcaggaagtgtttcctctctcagatatgacaggggaaccacctctcatggcaaaaactgggtcattttggtgcgccctattggccccctgcgtccaatgggtaactggattacaatttttttttaaaagaagggggtgcgtcttagataacaaagcgccttgtcacccggaaagtacggtaggtttaatttgtacacattagaaaaaaaagtttttaaaaaaaaagtgattgcctacctacctaccctattttttttggctatgttaccgtaaccacacctatttttttttttttttgccttatgaaTTGAATTGACTTCCCGCTCGTTTGTAAATTTTGCCTGTTATGATCTTTTGTCGATTTCTAATTTGGTCGCTTCCGTCATTGTCacgtcgattttgagggtaccatTACTTGAGCGGCTGTCACGTGATCCATGTTAAAGATTTGTTTAAACAGAAGGGTGTGCCAGATGGTCAAATCAAGTCCCTTAAATGGTATATCAAGTCAGAATGAAATGACGCGGAAATGTATAATTTACTAATCAATTGGGGTGCAACATTTGTCGCAATATTGTTTTTGctaagtgtatatatatatataccatcaAATTCACTCACCACTCATCGTTAGAAAGAGTCTCCTTTCTAGACATTTCAGTCAGTCTGAAGGATGGATACCTTCAGACTGACCTGTACTCTAAACCTACCGACAGCCATGCCTACCTGTGCCAAAACTCGTGTCACCCAGCTCACGTAAAAAGAAATTTGCCATACTCACAATTTCTGAGACTCAGAAGACTCTGCTCAGAAGAGGAGCAATTTCAACAAAGGTGCGATGAGATGGAGAGACAGTTTTTTGCCAGGGGGTACAGCAAAAAGACTGTTAAAGATGGCAGGAGGAAAGCTACAGCTAAAATCAGAAAGGAGACTCTTTCATATCGCAAAAAAACTCCCACAAACAGAGTCCCTTTCGTCATCAATCATAACCCACTCAACCCTCCTCTCGGCCAGTGGTTGCATGGTTTGCAGGAAAGCTTGATCAGCGAGAGTGAACACATGAAAAACGTTCTGCCTGAAACGCCCATTTGTGGGGAGAGAAACTGTAAGAGCATACGCAATATCCTAATGCCGACAGTTCTTCCTCCtaaacacgacaacaaccctGGGTGTTTCAGGTGTGAGCGTAAAAAATGTGTCATCTGTGAAAAACACTTGATTGAGTCCACCACATTCAATTCATGTAAAACAGGTGAAACTTTCACTCTCAGAGAACACTTCTCTTGTGACACCAAAAACATTATCTATCTCATTTCGTGTAAAAAATGCCACAGTGCCCAGTACGTGGGGCAGACTCAAAACAGTCTCAGAGAAAGGTTCTATCTCCACCGCTCACACATTGGGAAGAACACAGGTACTCTTCTCACAGTGCACTTCAACCAGCCTGACCATTCTCTCGGTGATATGGAGTGCATTGTGATCGAAAGAGTCTTTTGTTCGACCCGGGATGAGAGGTGGAAAAGAGAGTCTTTCTGGATTGCAAAATTAAAAACTTTGGTGCCGAGTGGACTCAATTCTGATCCGTAAACACTCTATTACAGCTTTCGTTTAGAccatgcaatgtgtgtgtgtgagtgtgtgtgtgtgtgtgtgtgtgtgtgtgtgtgtgtgtgtgtgtgtgtgtgtgtgagtgtgtgtgtgtatgtgtgtgtgtgtgtgaattagagagatagagagagagagagagagagagagagagagagagagagagagagagagagagagagagagagagagagagagagagagagtaaaaattTGTCGTCGAAGAATGTTTTGTCGGAATGTTATCAAAAGTTCATGAGCATGAAGATGTCTAAATCTTAGTGTATCTTCTCTATTGATCTTCGAATTCATATAGTTGAGATACATATTGTTTATGTATTCTGTCCGAAGGGTTAAGTGTTGTATCTTTATGCAAACCTTTGGCATAAACAAATGTGTTAAAGTACTTACGCATTTAATTGAAGAGACATCAGAATGATACTTTTGCCTGTTCACGGCAAgaataagtatccattttgttcgAACTTTGAAATTACGTCATCAGCGACGAATACGTCACTACAAGATACGTATACCTTTGACGTAATAACTTTGGAATTCGCACGTGTACATTTGTTTTGATTACaatcaaaacgaaagtagatctaagcttgaatgtaaattttatttttgaaatatttgctttgtgattCGTAACTAAAATaaccatggtattgtgttgcttagtaattgatgcatgaattggcgtctcgcagaattacacgcccctgaggaaggcctggcaacaggtcgaaaatttgggctgccacttgacattctttgtttggcttttcttttccttgattttgttatatatatatatatatatatatatatatatatatatatatgcttgcACACAAGGGTTCAACGGGGGTCAAACAGAAACAGTTCATGGGATACTCCCACAAGAACTCGCaaacccatgcacacacacacccatacacacacacccatgcacacacacccatgcacgcAAGCGTCAACTCACTAATACCGCTGTTTGTTTGCAGGTCTTTCAGAGAAGATATGACGCCTCTGTGGACTTCTACCGGAATTGGGCGGAATATCGCAATGGATTTGGTAACCTAGAGGGCAACTTCTGGCTAGGTTCGTCATAAAATTATACAAatgataattttttttaaacttgtaaaaaaaagtattttctACAAAACCATACGTGTTTGATTCACTGTTTCTGTTTTGGCTTGgtacgtgtcaaagtaaactcGTGCCAAAACGTTGAGCACCCCTTATATAAAATCCCAAATGCTTGAATTACTTTAAAAAATAAAGCTGTTTTTACAAATTCATTTGTCTGAAATATGTCCACAAAATGTGAGTTTTCTAtttaatttcataacgtctCAAGGTTCTAATGTGGGGGTGCActtaaaaaaaaggttattgtgGTCATTGGCCCCCAGTGCACCCTGTGGGGGTGCActtaaaaaaatgttattgTGGTCATTTGCCCCCAATGCACCCTAGAGGGGTGCACCCAAAAACTTCTACAAAAACGAGGAACaaaatttgggggggggggggcaaacgaCTACGGATATGTCTTAGTGGTACTCCTTTcagtaaaaaaacccactaaaaaatcataactgccccccccccccccccccaaatattTTGGGTGGATATGGGTTAAATAAAATCCCAAATGCTTGAATTACTTTATTTATCTGTAAAGTAATCAGGCATTGTTCGAGAACTTGTCAACACTTACGCATTCGTTAGAAAAAAATGCACTGGCAGGCGTTGCTAAAGTTCTTGTTCCAAAGACATCGTCATTGTCACAGGCGTTGTCCACTAGCTCACAGGTTTCCTTGGTGAAGCTGTCAACTGATTTTTGCTTTCACTGTattcaaaatacaaaataaacacGTCTGATCTCATGGTGATGGGAAAACGATTGCAGGTGACAAATACACCACGTGACTCAGAAAGGATGACGTCAAAAACATCGTTCACTGCTTGACGTATTTATAGTGTTTTGATTTTTGTCTTTAAAAAACCCAAGGGCCGTGATGTTTTTTTTTGTCGGATCGTGGTCAGAGGTGC from Littorina saxatilis isolate snail1 linkage group LG13, US_GU_Lsax_2.0, whole genome shotgun sequence encodes:
- the LOC138945468 gene encoding fibrinogen C domain-containing protein 1-B-like; the protein is MTSTRFRMVGVVLFVVALSVLKAYQWDGGPEDKAKMTACLGGRASFPWSIVTGHDGETILNLDWWFQAPDKKKTQIATYKSKHFYATDDVRVGFLPNAGLSIRFARPQDSGNYSVQVEIQQANSSLNSSVSRTVTLFVSDRPPATQDGAIYVTLSDAVRDDVTEDWTLQLNCGQFVDLGHPPVDVVWKTPSGRLRDSSYEDNGTFVLSLSSPVQGGNYSCHLPPSAPAARCLTATSPLKAAAHLYVDVRLLYLEARLKELEQANEYQENLLQHQAMQISQQNGTIQDMVQVNKDQAMQISQQNGTIQNMVQVNKDQAMQISQQNGTIQDMVQGNKDQAMQISQQNGTIQDMVQVNKDQAMQISQQNGTIQDMVQENKDQAMQISQQNGTIQDMVQGNKEQGEMKADLPNLTTLTKTVKVPLTGIIPANCVDWLKVDPRSAIRTVYISGDPITVYCDQTTDNGGWIVFQRRYDASVDFYRNWAEYRNGFGNLEGNFWLGLDALHNLTTSRRYQLRVDLKRWNGIRGFATYSGFYVEDSDNNFRLHFDDFMGGNAGDSLSYHRGQQFSTKNRDHDTYSGGHCAQGNHGAWWYKSCHYSNLNGGFKASSRALRYDGMIWVTFGGDTYSMKFTEMKIRPII